The Haloarcula sp. CBA1127 genomic interval ATGAGTTTACTGACCTCTGGAAGATAGACGAACGGCCGGTACTCGCTGATCTGCTGGAGGAACTCCGGCCCGACGACGTGTTCTACGATATCGGGGCTAATATCGGTCTGTATGCCTGTCTGGCATCGGAGGTGACCGACAATCCGGTCATCGCATTCGAACCACACCCCGACAACGCCGAGCGGTTGCGACAGAATATGCAACACAACCGCGCCGATATTTCGCTATTCGAACACGCGCTAGTCGATGAGGACGGTGAAGCCGAACTCTCCATTACGCTCGAAAAGGTCGGTTCAGCCGGGCATTCGCTGGTGACGACAGCGACAGAACACGAGACAATCACAATTAGCAAGCGACACGGCGACGAGTTCATCGCCGACAACCAACTGCCGACACCGACTGCGATCAAAATCGATGTCGAAGGGACGGAGGGCGCTGTTCTCAATGGTCTGTCGGCAACGCTCGACCAGCCCTCGTGCCGACTCGTGTACTGTGAAGTCCACGGAAACCGACTCGAGACCAACGGCCACTCCATTGCTGGCATCCGGAGTCGACTGGAGGGACACGGCTTTGCTGTGACCAAGCGAGTCATCCGTGACGGCAAGGGCGACACATTCCTTATCGGGAAGAAGTGAGGACCGAACGAGAGAATTATACGGTCGGCTTCCGCATCGCCGGTATGGAACTGTTCGGGACCGCGGGAATCCGCGGTGATGTCGTATCGAAGGTGACGCCGGACCTTGCACTGCGAGTTGGACAGGCGACTGGCCGAGACGGCGAGACGTTCGTGCTGGGGTACGACGGGCGTGTAACGTCGCCAGCGCTCGCTGATGCGATGGCTGCGGGACTACAAAGCGCTGGCGCGCGTGTCGTCAGAATCGGCCGCGTACCGACGCCGACGCTGGCATACGCCTCGCAGGGCCGCCACGGCGTGATGATTACCGCGAGCCACAACCCACCGACCGACAACGGCATCAAGCTGTTTGCGGACGGCACCGAGTACGGCGATAACGACGAGACGCGCATCGAAGGCCGAATCGAGGACGGCTCGACACCGACGGCCTGGAACGGCTGGGGCGACACGGAGTCGGTTGACTACCTCGACGAGTATCGAGGCGCTGTCGCCGACTACGCCGAGTCGCTCGGTGGCGACCCGTCGGGGCTGACAGTCGCCGTTGACTGCGGGAACGGGATGGCCAGCGTGGCGACGCCACAGGTCCTCCGGGAACTGGGTGCCGACGTACTCGCGACGGAGGCGAACGTCGACGGGACCTTCCCCGGCCGCGAGAGCAAGCCGACGCCGGAGACACTGGCCGATTTCCGCGAGTTCGTCGCCGAATCTGACGCCGACTTCGGGTTCGGCCACGACGGCGACGCCGACCGCATCGTCGTCGTCGACGCCGACGGCGATGTCATCCACGAGGATACGATACTCGCGATGCTGGCCGAACACTACACGCGTGCCGCGGACGTTTCGGACCCCGTGGTCGTAACGACGCCTAACGCCTCCGGTCGCATCGACGAACGGGTCGAGGCCGCGGGCGGCCGCGTCGAACGCATCCACCTTGGCTCGCTCCACGTCGGAATCGCCGATGTTCGGGCGGGCGCGACCGACGAAACCGAGGTTGTCTTCGCCGCAGAACCATGGAAACACATCCACACCGCCTTCGGCGGCTGGATCGACGGCGTTGCCAGCGCGGCCGTGCTGACGCGCCTGTTTGCCGGGGAGAGCGTGGGCGACAGGCGGGCCGTCATCTCCGAGCGACCCTACGAAAAGGTGAGTGTGGAGTGCCCCGACGACGCCAAAGCCGAGACGATGGAGCGACTGGAATCCGACCTGCCGGACGCGTTCCCCGAGGCCGACGTCTCGACGGAGTACGGCGTCCGGCTCTCCTTCGATGACGGGTCGTGGACGCTCGTCCGGCCGAGTGGCACCGAGCCGTACGTCCGGGTGTACGCAGAGAGCGACGATATCGACGCGCTGGTCGCCGACACCACACAGGCGGTCCGCGACGCCGTCGCGGCCGTCAGTGCCGCCGACGCCTGACGTCCGAGCACCGACTGCTACCGAGACCGATAGAATTTCTACACGGCCCTTCGACGCCCAGTGCATGGAGGACCTCCTCGACGCAGCGAGAGACGCCATCGACGAGGCGTACGCGCCATACTCGGAGTACACCGTTGGCGCGGCGCTGGAAACGAGCGACGGTACCGTCTACACCGGCTGTAACATCGAGAACGCCAACTACAGCAACAGCTTGCACGCCGAAGAAGTGGCCATTGGTGCGGCTGTCAGCGACGGGCACCAGTCGTTCGAACGCGTCGCTGTCACCTCTGGCAAGCGCGACGGCGTCACTCCCTGTGGGATGTGCCGACAGACGTTCAGCGAGTTCTGTGACGAGTCGTTCGAAATCATCACCGACGGCGACGAGCCGACGGTGTACGAGCTCGGGGAGCTCCTGCCGACGACAATCACCAGCGACCATCTCGACAAATGACAAGCGATAGTGAAGACCCGAATGACGACGTACAGTACCATCTGGAAGTAGGCGCGGACGACGTGGCCGACAGCGTTCTGCTGCCGGGGAATCCAGAGCGTGTGGAAAAGGTCGTCGACTACTGGGACGACCACGACATCGTGGCCGAACACCGCGAGTACCGCACGGCAACGGGCAATCACGACGGCACGCCAATCTCCGTGACCTCGACCGGTATCGGCGGTCCATCGGCCGCTATCGCGCTCGAAGAACTGGCCCGCGTCGGCGCTGACTCCTTTATTCGGGTCGGCTCCTGTGGCGCAATTCAGGAGGAAGCCAGCATCGGCGACCTCGTCATCACGACCGGCGCGGTGCGACAGGAGGGGACCAGCAAGGAGTACGTCCGCGAGGATTACCCCGCCAGCGCCGACCATCGGATCGTTTCGGCGCTCATCGCCGCCGCCGAGGAACTCGGCTACGACTACCACCTCGGCGTCACCTGCTCGACCGATAGTTTCTACGCCGGGCAGTCACGCCCCGGATTCGAGGACTTCGAGGCCAGCGGCAGCGACGAACGCATCGCGGCCCTTCAGGAAGCCGGCGTCCTCAACTTCGAGATGGAGGCCGCCACAATCCTCACGCTCGCGAACCTGTACGGCCTGCGGGCCGGCGCTGTCTGTACGGTGTACGCCAACCGCGTTACCGGCGAGTTCCGCACCGAAGGAGAGCGCAAAGCGGCCAAATGTGCCAGCCTCGCCGTTTCGTATCTGGCGGAGATGGACGCGGCTGTCGAGGAAGCCGACGCCGACGGGTGGCACGCTGGCCTGTCTATCGACCGCTAGGCTTCTCGACACCCGATAGCCGCGAGCGGCCGCTGTTGCAGTATAGAAGTAGTGCGGTAGCGGACGCTGTGCAGTCGCGGAGCGGTAGGAGACAGCATACCGCTCGCCAGTGGCGAGCGGTTTCACTTCTCGCGACCAGCGGGAGCGAGAAGGTCGTTTTTAGCGTAGATTTTTGCAAAGGGGGGTTCCCGCAGCGCCGGAGGCGCGAGGAAAACCCCCTGCAGTAAAAAGGTACTCGCTACATGTCGGGCCAGGCCTTGGCGGCCCGACCGACACCGGTCATATCGTTAATCCAGCGGGCGGCAATCGCTTTCTTCAGCAGTTTTGCGGGCATCCCGCCGAACGTCTCGATAGGCATATTCACCACGTCGTGGGCGACGGCTTTCTCGCCGACCGAAACGACCGTGCCCTTGTCCTTGTGGGTCCAGGTCTTCAGTGGCTGGCCTCGCACGGCGCGAGCGAGGTTTTCGCCGGCGACTTCGGCGGCCTGCCAGGCGGCTTGGGCGGTCGGCGGGGCGGGCTGGTCGCCCGGCTGGTCAATCAGCGCCGAGTCGCCGATTGCGAAGACGTGTTCGTCATCGGTCTGGAAGCTCCCTTCTGCGTGGACGCGGTGGTTGCGCTCGTCCTTGTCCAGATCGACCTCTTGCATGCAATCGCGGCCGGTGATGCCGCCCGTCCAGACCAGCACGTCGTAGTCCAGTTCGTCCTCGTCGCCGATGTAGACCGTCTCTTCGTCGACTTCGCCGATGAACTCGCCGCATTTGATGTTCACGTCGGCGGCCTCCAGTCGCTTGCGCAGGGCGCCCTGGAGTTCCGGGTCGCTGTTGGGCAGGACCTGGTCGAGACCTTCGACGAGATGGATGTCGATAGGTGCGTTGTGTTCGTCGCGGAACTCGGCGACCTCGCCGGCGGTCTGAATGCCGGAGAGGCCAGCGCCGCCGATGACGACCTGTGCGGGGTCGTTTGTGGAGGCTTCGCGGGCCGCTTGCTGAACCTTGTCGTGGATTTCAAGCGCGTCGTCGAGACTCTTGAGCGTCAGGGCGTACTCTTTGAGGCCCTCAATGCCGAAGAAGGCGGTCTGGGAGCCCAGCCCAACGAGCAGGTAGTCGTACTCGACGGTGTCGGAGTCCGCAAGGTCCACCTCTTGGGCGTCGGTGTCGATACCAACAACCTCGTCCTGAATGAAGTTGGTCGAGGGCTGCTTGATTTCGTGGACGGGGATGGCGATATTCTCCTGCACGCTCGGGTCCCGGATGCAACGGTGGGACTCGTGCAAGACCAGATGATAGTCCGTCTCAGAGATCCAGGTGACATCAACGTCAGTCTGGCCATCTAACTCGTCCTCGAAACTCTTTATTGCCCCCGCGCCGGCATACCCCGAACCGAGCACCACTACGTTCTCTGTCATATCGGAGATTCCGCAACCGACTGATACAAACCCTTTGAAATCCCTCTCAGCGGGGGAACAATTCCCCAGCGCTGCTCATCGTCAGAGCGGTACGATGCGGCCCCGGTGACCGCAAAAAACAATTCAAAAGACCAGTGAGACGTACTAGTGTTCCGGCTCGCCCGCCGGTGCCCGCATATCGTCGATAGCGAGGATGAGCTTGTTGTTGGTGTCGTCCTTGCCTTCGAGGGTCCCGATAATCTGGAGCTTTGACAGCGGTGTCGGTCCGACTGTCACCGAGTCGCCCTCGTGGAATTCGGACATCGTGCCCTGCAACTGAATCTCCGCGCGGCACTCTTCGGGGTGGTGGACGCTGGTCAGGTCGATCTCCTCGACGTTCGAGTGTTCGACAAGCTCGCCGTTGTGTCGCAGTGGGACTTCCGCGGCCTGGTCCATGTCCTGAATCTGGAGCGCGTCGTAGGCGTTGGCGGTGGGCTTGTACCCGCCTTTGGGGCCGGGGACGCCCTCGACTAGCTGCAGGGCTTTGAGGCTCTGCATCTGGTTTCGAATCGTGCCGGGGTTCCGGTCGACTTTCTCGGCAATGTCCTCGCCTTTGACAGCGCTTTCACTTTCCCGATAGAGATTTACCAGTTCCTGCAGAATGTTCTTTTGACTGGGTGTCAGTTCGATAGATGACATAATGCCCTGTTCGGTACAGCCGTCCTTAAATGCGACGGTAAACCGTCTGGAACCGTCTTAGAATCGCGGAAAACGTTAGTACTTTATTCCAGCGCTGACCTGACACAGATAT includes:
- a CDS encoding NAD(P)/FAD-dependent oxidoreductase: MTENVVVLGSGYAGAGAIKSFEDELDGQTDVDVTWISETDYHLVLHESHRCIRDPSVQENIAIPVHEIKQPSTNFIQDEVVGIDTDAQEVDLADSDTVEYDYLLVGLGSQTAFFGIEGLKEYALTLKSLDDALEIHDKVQQAAREASTNDPAQVVIGGAGLSGIQTAGEVAEFRDEHNAPIDIHLVEGLDQVLPNSDPELQGALRKRLEAADVNIKCGEFIGEVDEETVYIGDEDELDYDVLVWTGGITGRDCMQEVDLDKDERNHRVHAEGSFQTDDEHVFAIGDSALIDQPGDQPAPPTAQAAWQAAEVAGENLARAVRGQPLKTWTHKDKGTVVSVGEKAVAHDVVNMPIETFGGMPAKLLKKAIAARWINDMTGVGRAAKAWPDM
- the cdd gene encoding cytidine deaminase → MEDLLDAARDAIDEAYAPYSEYTVGAALETSDGTVYTGCNIENANYSNSLHAEEVAIGAAVSDGHQSFERVAVTSGKRDGVTPCGMCRQTFSEFCDESFEIITDGDEPTVYELGELLPTTITSDHLDK
- a CDS encoding FkbM family methyltransferase, with amino-acid sequence MISSDAVVQLASQTGFKPLLNRCYNQYREVSYRLAGDTYTVTVGDVSTEFLIPTYNEFTDLWKIDERPVLADLLEELRPDDVFYDIGANIGLYACLASEVTDNPVIAFEPHPDNAERLRQNMQHNRADISLFEHALVDEDGEAELSITLEKVGSAGHSLVTTATEHETITISKRHGDEFIADNQLPTPTAIKIDVEGTEGAVLNGLSATLDQPSCRLVYCEVHGNRLETNGHSIAGIRSRLEGHGFAVTKRVIRDGKGDTFLIGKK
- a CDS encoding phosphopentomutase/phosphoglucosamine mutase, with the protein product MELFGTAGIRGDVVSKVTPDLALRVGQATGRDGETFVLGYDGRVTSPALADAMAAGLQSAGARVVRIGRVPTPTLAYASQGRHGVMITASHNPPTDNGIKLFADGTEYGDNDETRIEGRIEDGSTPTAWNGWGDTESVDYLDEYRGAVADYAESLGGDPSGLTVAVDCGNGMASVATPQVLRELGADVLATEANVDGTFPGRESKPTPETLADFREFVAESDADFGFGHDGDADRIVVVDADGDVIHEDTILAMLAEHYTRAADVSDPVVVTTPNASGRIDERVEAAGGRVERIHLGSLHVGIADVRAGATDETEVVFAAEPWKHIHTAFGGWIDGVASAAVLTRLFAGESVGDRRAVISERPYEKVSVECPDDAKAETMERLESDLPDAFPEADVSTEYGVRLSFDDGSWTLVRPSGTEPYVRVYAESDDIDALVADTTQAVRDAVAAVSAADA
- a CDS encoding Rrf2 family transcriptional regulator; translated protein: MSSIELTPSQKNILQELVNLYRESESAVKGEDIAEKVDRNPGTIRNQMQSLKALQLVEGVPGPKGGYKPTANAYDALQIQDMDQAAEVPLRHNGELVEHSNVEEIDLTSVHHPEECRAEIQLQGTMSEFHEGDSVTVGPTPLSKLQIIGTLEGKDDTNNKLILAIDDMRAPAGEPEH
- a CDS encoding nucleoside phosphorylase, whose translation is MTSDSEDPNDDVQYHLEVGADDVADSVLLPGNPERVEKVVDYWDDHDIVAEHREYRTATGNHDGTPISVTSTGIGGPSAAIALEELARVGADSFIRVGSCGAIQEEASIGDLVITTGAVRQEGTSKEYVREDYPASADHRIVSALIAAAEELGYDYHLGVTCSTDSFYAGQSRPGFEDFEASGSDERIAALQEAGVLNFEMEAATILTLANLYGLRAGAVCTVYANRVTGEFRTEGERKAAKCASLAVSYLAEMDAAVEEADADGWHAGLSIDR